From Zea mays cultivar B73 chromosome 3, Zm-B73-REFERENCE-NAM-5.0, whole genome shotgun sequence:
TGCAGCGGGGAGGGCCCCACCAGCGGTGTTAGGCCCTGCCCCCCACGCCGGCCCGAGCGCAGGGGAGGCGGGAAACGACCCCCACGTCCCTGCCACCAGCGCCTGCCCGTCCGCAGGGGAGGCAGCGGCGGCTGGGAGGGGGTGGGGAGGGGCCGGGGGGCGCGCCCGCGCGGCCAGGAGCGGTGGCAGCGGCTCGCCCGCCAGGGGAGGCGGCCCGCGCTCAGGAAGAGAGGGGAGGGAAGgtggagggggagagagagggccGCGGCTCGCCGGCCATGGGGCCGCGCGCGCCtgagggaggggcggcggcggctgaaaGGGGAGGGTAAAACCTAGCGTGATACCATGTTAAGGTGATAATTGATACTTAGGGTTAACCCTAATGGGTAGCTATATAGTGTTATACATGAGCCACATGGGCCTACCATATACTCTAACACAACTTAAGCGAGCTCTGGGTGATCAACTGCTGGTACCTCAACTACCACAAGGAAATGTATCCCTTCAGGTCCCTTCTCAAATTCTTCAGCATCGAACCATTGAACGAGGTGGAGAATCCGTTGAACAAGTAAAGGTGCTCTGGTCAGGAACTGATGCATCGTTGTCTACTTGGGAAGATGCTGCAGCCCTGTGTTCCAGGTTtccagcagctccagcttgggggCAAGCTTCTGCTCAAGTCCGGGGGAATGTGAGGATCCAGAACCAGCAGGGAGGAATGACGACGCAAGAAGGTGGCGGGGAACGGCGAAGCGCATGGAAGAAATATTTGAATAGCAAAGTGTTTGGGCCACAATGGGCCGTGTGATTGTAATAAGCCCGTGTATGGAGCTGATACTTGTGCCGTGCGTATAAAACGCTAAGAACG
This genomic window contains:
- the LOC100278260 gene encoding uncharacterized protein isoform X2, with the translated sequence MAAQREKSAAVAVAPAHGAAVSGSPSPSSSSGGPAVSASSSGDRWCAAIGNLGELGANVDALQKLLGRKAVFVDDDIFSKASLAADQARTIKVPSQILQHRTIERGGESVEQVKVLWSGTDASLSTWEDAAALCSRFPAAPAWGQASAQVRGNVRIQNQQGGMTTQEGGGERRSAWKKYLNSKVFGPQWAV